cggcgagcACCTGGATGCTCGGGGAGGCGCTGGCGCGCTGCTGCTCGACGAGCTGGCGGGCGGCCTCGTACATGCGCCAGACGACCTCACGCGAGCGGCGGGCGGCCAGCGACCACTCCTCCATGATCTCGAGCAGGTCGAGGACGGCCTCGATCTGCTTGAGCCACTCGGGCACGCGCGGGTTGCCCCATTGCCGGAAGACGCTGACGAGGGGCACCATGGCGGCCTGGTAGAGGAACCAGACGGCGTTCCACCCACTCATCTGGTTGCGGGCCCACTCGCGCGCGATGTCGTCGATGGTCTGGGCGGCGAGCTCGCGGCAGACCTCGATGGCGGCCAGGTCGGCGTCGCAGGCCTGGGTGTGCGGGTTCAGGCCGGACGAGGCGAGCGAGAGGAGGACGGGCCGGTGCAGGAGCATGCGCAGGTTCTGGTAGCGCCACTTCATGATGCAGCGCGCCATGTAGAGCGGCTCGGCGCAGGGGTCGGTGGTGCGCAGGAGCCAGGGGAGCGAGTTGTACCACGAGACGAGCTGGGCGTCCAGGTGGCAGCGGTCCTCGGTGCGGAGGAGGGGGCTGATGGCGAGCATGTCCTGGATCTGGGTGGCGATCTTGCAGAACTTGATGTTCTCGATCAGGGGCAGGATGCCGGCGTGCTGGGACGAGTCGCGGTTCCCGTTGATGCCGAACTCGGGCGGGCGGACGTTGATGGCGGGGCCCCAGCGGCCGAAGGACGGGCGGCCCATGGTCGTGGTGGCCCACGTGTCGAGGCAGAAGAGGGACCACCAGGTGCGGCGGCGGGTCTCGGCCGCGACGATGTCGCTGCTCGACTGGACGAGGGACTCGCGGTGCAGGCCGAGGGCGCTGGCCATGCGGATGGCGGCGCCGAGGACCGCGTTGGCCATGTTGGGGCGGTTGATGTAGTGGAGGTAGTAGCCGCCGATGAGGGCGAGCGCCTGCACCGTCTCGATGTGGCTGCTGCCGAAGGCGTCCATGGGCAGGTGCTCCATGGCGCGGTTGTAGTAGTTGACGTGGTTGTAGTCGTCCGACTTCATGGCGGCGATGCTGCCCATGGCGAACACCATGTTGAGGAGCGCGAGCCAGGGCGCGTCGGTGCGCTGCCCCTCGAGGTAGTCGGCCCGGAAGGTGCTCTCGTCGAGCATGGGGATGAAGACGTGGATGCGCTTGAAGTAGGCGTCGATCAGGGTCTGCCCCTTCCAGGACCAGGGGATCCGCTGGCCTTCTTTCTGGGTCCCCGACGGCTTCTGCCGGATGGCGGGGAAGTTGTGCGAGATCTCGACACCGCTCAGGGGCGCGGCCAAGGTGTGCCGCAGGCTGGGCTGCACCTTGAGCATGACCATCAGGGCGGCCTTGATGGACGAGGCGCCCAGGTAGGACGTTTGCCGGTCAACCGAGAGCGAGAGGGCGTTGATGTCGTCGGCCTCGGCAGGGATCGGATCCCGGCCCCTCCGCTCCTCGTCCCATTCGGTGTCCCTCGACGGAAGCTGCTCCAGGATGCTCTCGGACTTGGGCATCATGGGCGAGCCGAGGTCCGAGATGGGCGAGGTGTTGATGGGCGGTGATGGCAAGCCGCCAATCGAGGTATCTATGACGGGCCTGTCCAAGAGGTTGAGGAGCTCTTGCCGTGACAGGGGCAGCAAGGCCTGGACCTCATGGTTGGGGTACAGCCGCTTCAGGATGGACCGGCATTCTTCGAGTGACTGCGACAGGGCTTCGAGGGTCTTGCGAGAGGGAATCACCCGCTGCCGGTGCTTGTCATAGAAACACCGCTTGGGTGCCCTGCTGGAGAGGCACTGGCCGCATGGTTGCTGGCCATCGCAGCGGCTGCGAACAAGACCTCGGTCAGTCCCCGTGTCAGTTCCGAACGCTGTTGTTCCACAACTTACATCTTGCGCCGCTTGCACTCGGCACAGGCGTGTGGTGTGGTTATCCTCTTAGCGGTGCCTGACCCGTTGGTCTTGGTGCTGTCCTGTGAATCCGTGGATGTCTTGCGTGGGGTAACTCCTTGAAAGGTATGGAACATGCCGCCCTGTGTGGGCACTGGGATGGTTGGTGCCATGGCGGGTTGGAAGACTCTTTTGAGGACCGAAAGGGGGGTATCAAGGGGTATCACTGGCTCTCCGAgtctttctttctctctctctctctctctcttctcttttctttccttgTCTGTGAGATGTTGGGGGCCGGCCCAAGTAGTGACGCCCGAGTCGTGTGAAGGTCGTGACGAGGCTGATGAATTTACAGAaacttgttgttgttgtacATGAAAAACCGTGACGGCGGATGGGGACCAGCAGCCACAATGGTAAAGATAGACATTGGGCAATGACGGTGCGAGGCGGAAACATGGGGAGCAGATGCAGACTTATATATCTACGTTGATGCTCTGCAGCTTGGAGTTGTGGATGGGGCTCTCGGAAAGTGTGGGGAGAGAGCGAAATTGGGAAAGATGGTCGGCTGCCCAGGCCGGTCCCGAAGTGGAGAACAAGTTTCTCTGCGGGCCTCCCTTACCGTAGTAGAtctactacgctactacacTACTCTGTAGCTGGGGAGTGCAGCAACTGGCGTAACGGGCGCTTGCGCGGGACTGGGGGCAATTCCCGTTCCCCCAGCCATGCCACTGTAATTTGCCATGGTACGCAACCCCAGCAGACCTTGCTTGATCAAGGCACGAACAAGCGCATGAGGTAATCTCGAATATCCTGCTGCTGGGTGAAGAGAGGAGGGGCGCACCCGCCGTGGTCAATGCCGTCCACACTCGTGAGTCTGGCATCAGCTAAACACGAGACATCAGCAGGGTCCATGCCTGCTGCTCACTAAGGTATGTACAAGCAAACGGGCAGAGTGAACCGCAGGTACCTGGGTTTGCATATTAGTGTCAGGCCCAGTATAGGTCACCGCCGCCCGCCATCCCGTAGCGCAGCTCGACTTGCAAAGAGGGTGGGAAGGCGAAGAGGGACAGGgcggaaggggagggggagggggaggggtggTGAAGTGAaaacaaagaaaaaaaaagttaGGTTCAAGTCTGCAGCCAGTGGGCGGCTTCTGAGCGGCGGCGTTTCAGCGCCAGGGTCTGGGTGCATGAGGGAATGGAGAGAGGAAGCTATCAGATGTGTGGCCTTCCCCCCACTACCGCGTAAGTACgaagtacgtccgtacatacctCATCGGCCCGTGCTATGCAAGCAAGGTTGGTATGTACGTACTGCGTACCTGCGccacgtatgtacatacattaccTGATGTATCCGTACGGAATGGTGTATGTACCTAGGTATGTAAGTACGTGAACGTCAGCCAGCGGTGGCCCATGACGCTACACGTGGGGCTGCGTTGTAGTGTACTGGAGTCTCTCTCGAACCCTGTCCCGCGGAAAGCAATCGAAGACTTTGTGTACTACTACACTAGACTGCCTAGCCGAATACCCTGATGATGTTGCAGTCGAGTATCGGATGCCGAGGCCGTGAAAGTAGTGTAACAGGCGAGAGCGCTGCCTGCAGGAGACCCGCATTGCCACTTTTGGGAGATTGGCAAGACAGCAATCCCATTCTCCTGACGTCGGTCGACCACCAGCTTTTGGCTATGGAAAGCTTTGCCGCTCGTCCCATCCCCTGTGATGCCGTCGTCGAGAAAGTGAGGGATGCGAGATGAGAGGGACGGCTCCACGCGTCGCAAATCGTACCACTATTTCTGTCGCGCGTTGGAGTCTAGGCCGGGAGGGAGAGGGGGCGCCTTCGAGGCGAGGAGGGAATTGGAGAACGGTGGAGATGGCGTTGGGGGAGGACTGGAAAGAGGGACCGTCGGCCCCAAAGGCGCCTCGATCCAGGGTGCCAGTGTGCCAAGGCGGGTTGTGGGGAGGACGGTCGCGCCTTGGTCGTCTGATTGGTGTCCGGCTTTGCTCAACGGCGAGCGCCAGGGATCCTGCCGGTTGGCGCCCCTTCGATCAGGGCAGACAGGGGTAAAATAAAAGTccggggtggtggtggtgtggGTCTTAGGCTCTCAGCTCCACCGTTCACACCGGGAAGCTCGAGCGCCTGCCTCCAAATCTTTTGGCAAGTTTGGGCGAGCAGGCGGCATGGCGGGCGGCCGAAGCAGGCGTGTCGCGCCTAATGGGGAGTCGGTGCGTCTGGTGGTGACGCAGCACTCCAGTCCGTGTTCCCGTCGGTCACCAGGGCCTTCATTACGGGCGTGCATGTGTatgtaaggtatgtatgtatgaaCTTAGACACGGACGGTTCCTGCGACGCTCCCGGATGCGGTCACTAATCTAACCCCCCTCTCCAACCGACCGCACTCACGAAAGAAAGGCGTACGCATCGTACCGGACGGCCTTTTGAGACGATCACGGCCGAACCATGAGAGAACTCAAAGTTCTGGCCTGATGCTCCGCTGTGGTACTGCGGGGCGCCGGAGTCGAGCTGCGGGAAGATGGCTGCATGGGATATATGAAGCCAATGGCAACTTCGGCTTCTGACAAGGCACATGACTGCGCGTCGTCAGGGACCCGTGGGCTGGTGGGAGCCGGCCGAGCCGCCTCTCCACCCTCGAGCGTCCCCCAATTCCGCGCGGCAAGGGAAGGTTCAGTTGCGAAACGGAGTCTTTCCTGGTCCACACTGTTCCTTCTCCTCTCGCCTATCCCTTTCGGTCGGAATGCTCACGTCAGTGGTTCGTTCGCTGGGCCTCGAACTCACGACGGATGCCGGCCAGTCTTCGGTTTGTGCCGTTTTGCGTCCTGTCATTTCGGAACCGCCGCGTGCCTTTGTGACGCAACGTCCTGGGAGTGGCAGGTCCCTTTCCCAGCGTTTCGACCAGAAATTTGGCGGCAGGATGGCATCGGGTTGTCTGTGGTTCTTGATCATCATCTTGGTTGGTCAACTGGTGACATGACTTGGTTTTGTTTTCTTGCCGCGCATGGGCACGAGAATTGAAACGGAATCGCTACCGCTATCTGAGGTTAGAAGATCAACCATCATGTGCCCTAATGAACGTCTCCTTGATAGTGTGTTATCTAGTGTATGGAGTACACTCCTGCGGTTGAATAAGAGTACCGGCAGCGCGCATGAATGTGTGGATGTAGtccatatgtatgtatgtgtgtatgtaatccgtacatccaCGGCGCATACTTTACGTGTATGTTGCACAGCTTCCGCTGGAGCCCTGACTTTGTGCGAGATCGAAGCGGCCGGGGCAGAGCCGGTGCGCCGCGGCCGAGTAGCTGGAAACTTGTCGGGGTCCGGCAACACACCGAAGCGATTAAAGGCCCCACGTTCGACTGGGGACCCTGCTAGCGTACGGAGCTACTGTgctatgtacatacactacactagtcaGCAAGCCATCCTGGCAGGCATCGCCGATAGCGCAGGGCCCGGGCGACGGCGATCTTCAGCTGCCGCCTTCTAGAAGTCGGGGCAGAAGACTGCCATAGCGCACTGATGAGTGGATCTGTGCATCGTCTCCAAATGGCCGCGGCCGAAATTTGAGAGATGGCGTTCGGAGGGTGCGGGCTTGTAACATCAGTCATTTTCAAATGTTCGGTTTGGCAGTGTCGGCAGCGGCATGGGAAAAAAATTGTGTGCGAAGACTCGAGCTAATGCCCTAGTGTGCACAGTCGAAGTGAATGCTTGCCCGAGTTGAGGAAGGTGCCTTGTTTAGAGGGAGTGGGGCAGTACCTGTGGCTTTCGAAGTGGCTTCGGAAAGACGGCTTGCACCTCCACGTTCCTGGTCCATGTCATTCTCAGCCCTGAAAACAATCTTGAAACGGCATGCATGCGCGCTTCGTTTCGCTTCCTTTAACTCGAACGAGAGACCCCACGTGCGCCTCTTCGTCACAGATACGCGCTGCCGCACCCTATAATAGGGCAAAGCGGGCAGTCGGTTTATTATGCCGTCATACGGATACTTACTGCGAGTCTAAATCGGTGTTCCTATGGGCTGTTGCACGCTTGGGCGGACACGCTAGACAGTGAGATGACGGTATGTAACTTTGGGCACCGCCCGGCAACGAGCCCGAGTGTCCCTACACACCGCCGCTCGAGAACCCGTCACGCCAGTCAGACGACCTAAGCACGACTAGAAGGCACCGAGTGGGGTGCCCCCTCTTCTGATTCTAGTGTACATACGAGTAGTGTGCGTTTTACTAGTTCCTGCGTTCCTGCGTATGTTTGCTCTGCGCAGCAGTCCACGCTGGCCGTGGAGCGGGTATAGCGGGCGGGCAGCGGTTTTGCACATTGACCCGAACGAGCCCCTGCGGCCCCTGCCATCTCGGCTCCTTCGACAATTGTTCTTCCCCACATTTCCATCGTCCAATAAGAAGTGCAGGAACGCCTGGAATCACGGCAAAGCGAGCCTAGCGTCGGTCGGCTGCGCTACCCCTGCCTCGACCTGCCTCGACCTGAGCATCGCTCGCCCGTTAGGTAAGCTGCTGGCGCCGATCGCTGAGCTTGCGTCGACTTCACCCGGCTCTAACCCTGGAATAGATGATGGTAGCATTTTGAGGTTACAGCCGTTAGATTTCGTGTGTTGTCCCACAACATGAAGAAGAATCTGGAGCCGGGCATTGATCAATCGGCTTAGCCGCCAAGTGGTGAGGGGACGATTATCTTATGAAAGTTTTTCCACATATAATATGCTTTGTTAACCTTCCACGACATCGCTCCAGAGCGCCTTGTACACCGCTTGCTATTCTTAAAAAGCAGCTGCAGCCACATGCCAAATGCAGTTGGAGATGCAGTTGTAAGGGTGGTGTGCACAACGTGGTGCGGTGGGCAGCTTGAAGCGGCGGCTCGCTCGGCCAAATACAACTAGTACGAGGTAGGTATGTTCATCGCACTACGAATGTACTCTGATTGTACGCCACGGTTTACGCATTAGTGTATGTAGTCCG
This genomic window from Thermothelomyces thermophilus ATCC 42464 chromosome 1, complete sequence contains:
- a CDS encoding fungal-specific transcription factor-like protein (Fungal specific transcription factor-like protein) gives rise to the protein MAPTIPVPTQGGMFHTFQGVTPRKTSTDSQDSTKTNGSGTAKRITTPHACAECKRRKIRAPKRCFYDKHRQRVIPSRKTLEALSQSLEECRSILKRLYPNHEVQALLPLSRQELLNLLDRPVIDTSIGGLPSPPINTSPISDLGSPMMPKSESILEQLPSRDTEWDEERRGRDPIPAEADDINALSLSVDRQTSYLGASSIKAALMVMLKVQPSLRHTLAAPLSGVEISHNFPAIRQKPSGTQKEGQRIPWSWKGQTLIDAYFKRIHVFIPMLDESTFRADYLEGQRTDAPWLALLNMVFAMGSIAAMKSDDYNHVNYYNRAMEHLPMDAFGSSHIETVQALALIGGYYLHYINRPNMANAVLGAAIRMASALGLHRESLVQSSSDIVAAETRRRTWWSLFCLDTWATTTMGRPSFGRWGPAINVRPPEFGINGNRDSSQHAGILPLIENIKFCKIATQIQDMLAISPLLRTEDRCHLDAQLVSWYNSLPWLLRTTDPCAEPLYMARCIMKWRYQNLRMLLHRPVLLSLASSGLNPHTQACDADLAAIEVCRELAAQTIDDIAREWARNQMSGWNAVWFLYQAAMVPLVSVFRQWGNPRVPEWLKQIEAVLDLLEIMEEWSLAARRSREVVWRMYEAARQLVEQQRASASPSIQVLAGGATADGMLMPSPGAAEAAGMHMSPIGLEPVDGLGLMGLLDQGGLWGDLDGMYWTQPGGPSPPPAPLGSPVDESACMAAAAAAAAEFAAYHSPVVTTAGGGVASPHDTNGMVHAVDYSGLMGHPHQPPHPHQQGMEFGYVQ